In Microbacterium laevaniformans, a single window of DNA contains:
- the rraA gene encoding ribonuclease E activity regulator RraA, with protein sequence MTTIATADLYDERGDALDSLALQLHDFGGRAAFDGPVRTIRCHRDNALVKATLATPGEGAVLVIDGGGSLESALVGDLIAASAVANGWAGLIVHGAIRDRVAIAALDLGVKALGSNPRKSAKAGVGALDVPVEIAGVVFRPGAHVWADTDGVLVER encoded by the coding sequence ATGACCACCATCGCGACGGCCGACCTGTACGACGAGCGCGGGGACGCGCTGGACTCGCTCGCCCTGCAGCTGCACGACTTCGGCGGACGGGCGGCGTTCGACGGCCCGGTCCGCACGATCCGCTGCCACCGTGACAACGCGCTCGTCAAGGCGACGCTCGCGACCCCGGGCGAGGGCGCCGTGCTCGTGATCGACGGCGGCGGCTCGCTGGAATCGGCGCTCGTGGGCGACCTGATCGCGGCATCCGCGGTCGCGAACGGTTGGGCCGGCCTCATCGTGCACGGCGCGATCCGCGACCGGGTTGCGATCGCCGCGCTCGATCTCGGTGTCAAGGCCCTCGGCTCGAACCCCCGCAAGAGCGCGAAGGCGGGCGTCGGCGCGCTCGACGTGCCGGTGGAGATCGCCGGCGTCGTGTTCCGTCCCGGGGCCCACGTCTGGGCGGATACCGACGGTGTGCTCGTGGAGCGCTGA
- a CDS encoding VOC family protein, with the protein MTSIFVNIPTNDLDRSIAFYRALGCAINPNFTDENAACVVWSDDIFFMVLRREFFATFTDKPLGEPKEWAQVSLSFARDSRADVDAIVEAGVAAGGTEPHPAQDYGFMYSRDLDDPDGNSLGFLYMDPVAAEQGPPAEAA; encoded by the coding sequence ATGACGAGCATCTTCGTGAACATTCCGACGAATGACCTCGACCGCAGCATCGCCTTCTACCGGGCACTCGGCTGCGCGATCAACCCAAACTTCACCGACGAGAATGCGGCGTGCGTCGTCTGGTCGGACGACATCTTCTTCATGGTGCTGCGCCGGGAGTTCTTCGCGACCTTCACCGACAAGCCCCTCGGAGAGCCCAAGGAGTGGGCACAGGTGTCGCTGTCGTTCGCGCGGGACTCGCGTGCCGACGTCGACGCGATCGTCGAGGCTGGGGTGGCTGCCGGTGGCACCGAGCCGCACCCCGCTCAGGACTACGGCTTCATGTACAGCCGCGACCTGGACGACCCCGACGGCAACAGCCTCGGCTTCCTCTACATGGACCCCGTCGCGGCCGAGCAGGGTCCTCCGGCAGAGGCCGCGTGA
- a CDS encoding cation:proton antiporter domain-containing protein produces MPLIFLLGFVVIGLWSVVAHRFERTGVAGPAVLALAGAVLVLIDVTGFSDAVGSDAAEHVVELILAVLLFVDACEVSGGVFGGEGRTIARLVLVALPLSILAVVVSGLFLLPHLSVFILIVVACVIMPTDFAPAATLLRSPRIPARVRQILNIESGYNDGLVSPVFAMALAAAIAWPTILAAVNSDTLSPENESQLEERLGEFFEAFFGAVPATAIAIVVGAVIGGVFGVCVRWASRRGWADAPGIRYVMLLVPLIAFGVATLSTLAANGFVAAFVAGIVYRIARTKRTDERTIPHPEILLVEEAGTLAANIVWFVLGAMTTVVIINGVDWRLLVLVVLALTLFRIVPVYLSMLGSPVPWGSRTLIGVVGPRGTATIVFGLLAFNKLPDAEAYDVLAIMVFTVVGSILLHGIAVPQFVNRRMPVLAQPATAPASADH; encoded by the coding sequence GTGCCGCTGATCTTCCTGCTGGGCTTCGTCGTGATCGGTCTGTGGTCGGTCGTCGCTCATCGTTTCGAACGCACCGGCGTGGCCGGTCCGGCCGTGCTCGCTCTCGCCGGAGCGGTGCTCGTGCTCATCGACGTCACCGGCTTCTCCGATGCGGTGGGCAGTGACGCCGCCGAGCACGTCGTGGAGCTGATCCTCGCCGTGCTGCTGTTCGTCGATGCGTGCGAGGTGAGCGGGGGCGTCTTCGGCGGCGAAGGGCGAACGATCGCGCGCCTCGTGCTCGTCGCCCTGCCGCTGTCGATCTTGGCGGTCGTGGTGAGCGGACTGTTCCTGCTGCCCCACCTCAGCGTCTTCATCCTCATCGTCGTCGCGTGCGTCATCATGCCGACCGACTTCGCGCCGGCGGCGACGCTGCTGCGCTCGCCGCGCATCCCCGCCCGGGTGCGCCAGATCCTGAACATCGAAAGCGGCTACAACGACGGGTTGGTCTCGCCGGTGTTCGCCATGGCGCTGGCCGCGGCGATCGCCTGGCCGACGATCCTGGCGGCCGTCAACTCCGACACCCTGTCACCCGAGAACGAATCGCAGCTCGAAGAGCGGTTGGGCGAGTTCTTCGAGGCCTTCTTCGGGGCCGTTCCCGCCACCGCGATCGCGATTGTCGTCGGCGCGGTCATCGGCGGTGTCTTCGGCGTGTGCGTGCGATGGGCCTCGCGCCGCGGCTGGGCCGACGCCCCCGGCATCCGCTACGTCATGCTTCTCGTTCCCCTCATCGCCTTCGGCGTCGCGACACTCAGCACCCTCGCGGCGAACGGCTTCGTCGCGGCGTTCGTCGCCGGCATCGTCTACCGCATCGCACGGACCAAGCGCACCGACGAGCGCACGATCCCGCACCCCGAGATCCTTCTCGTCGAAGAAGCCGGCACCCTCGCCGCCAACATCGTGTGGTTCGTCCTGGGGGCCATGACCACCGTCGTCATCATCAACGGCGTGGACTGGCGCCTGCTCGTGCTCGTCGTCCTGGCGTTGACGTTGTTCCGCATCGTGCCGGTGTACCTGTCGATGCTGGGATCGCCCGTGCCCTGGGGGTCGCGCACCCTCATCGGGGTCGTCGGCCCGCGCGGCACCGCGACGATCGTGTTCGGGCTGCTCGCCTTCAACAAGCTGCCCGACGCGGAGGCCTACGACGTCCTCGCGATCATGGTGTTCACCGTCGTCGGCAGCATCCTGCTGCACGGCATCGCCGTTCCGCAGTTCGTCAATCGACGGATGCCGGTGCTCGCGCAGCCCGCGACGGCACCGGCATCCGCCGATCACTGA
- a CDS encoding type VII secretion target, which translates to MADLVVNTENLRNLANQLATVHGTLTAADGDARNLSGMIPHAGLASAVDEFASGWDRRRKDLADRVDQLQKRADGAADAFEGVDGQLADKLTDGSNG; encoded by the coding sequence GTGGCCGATCTCGTCGTCAACACGGAGAACCTCCGGAATCTCGCGAACCAGCTCGCGACCGTCCACGGCACCCTCACCGCCGCGGACGGCGACGCGCGCAACCTGTCGGGGATGATCCCGCACGCCGGACTCGCCTCCGCCGTAGACGAGTTCGCGTCGGGGTGGGACCGGCGGCGCAAGGATCTCGCTGATCGCGTGGACCAGCTCCAGAAGCGCGCGGATGGCGCCGCCGACGCGTTCGAAGGCGTCGACGGCCAGCTGGCCGACAAACTCACGGACGGGAGCAACGGATGA
- a CDS encoding response regulator codes for MSEPVRVLLVDDHAVMRAGFRMILEAQHDITVVGEAATGSEAVAAASALHPDVICMDVQMPDMDGLEATRRIVADPSVTGVVVIVTTFDRDDYLFQALHAGASGFLLKNAGPEELVTAVRVASAGDALLSPAVTRRVIERFAASPTDPVDAPTASMAASRATSSSVAAPRTAAATIELTEREDDVLRLLAEAYSNAEIAAALFIGEATVKTHVSNVLQKLGARDRVAAVVYAHRHGMV; via the coding sequence ATGAGTGAGCCGGTGCGGGTGCTTCTCGTCGATGATCACGCCGTCATGCGAGCCGGCTTCCGCATGATCCTGGAAGCGCAGCACGACATCACGGTCGTGGGCGAGGCCGCGACGGGATCAGAGGCGGTGGCAGCGGCGTCCGCTCTCCACCCCGACGTGATCTGCATGGACGTGCAGATGCCCGACATGGACGGGCTCGAAGCGACCCGTCGCATCGTCGCCGATCCGTCGGTCACGGGTGTCGTCGTCATCGTGACCACGTTCGACCGTGACGACTATCTCTTCCAGGCGCTGCACGCGGGCGCGAGCGGCTTTCTCCTCAAGAACGCGGGCCCGGAGGAGCTCGTCACCGCTGTGCGCGTCGCCTCTGCGGGCGACGCGCTCCTGTCACCGGCGGTCACCCGCCGCGTCATCGAGCGGTTCGCGGCGTCACCGACCGACCCCGTCGACGCGCCCACCGCCTCGATGGCGGCATCCAGGGCGACGAGCTCGTCCGTCGCGGCGCCGCGCACGGCCGCGGCGACGATCGAGCTCACCGAGCGCGAGGATGACGTCCTGCGTCTGCTCGCCGAGGCGTACAGCAATGCCGAGATCGCCGCCGCCCTGTTCATCGGGGAGGCGACCGTCAAGACGCATGTGTCGAACGTGCTGCAGAAGCTCGGCGCCCGCGACCGCGTGGCCGCTGTGGTCTACGCCCACCGTCACGGCATGGTCTGA
- a CDS encoding sensor histidine kinase, which produces MSSAALIRTTTPAQRRNDVWLALALLISAVISAWLGKVAGFYGESTPAFGWALVYVAALTLPLAVRRRFPELTLVVVALAFFVGVSVRIPEVYVGNVALFIAMYTVGAWVGHRRRATIVRLAVIVGMFVWLLVVMFQSAIDPDGDGPSRAGLFSPFAAYMIIQLLVNAAYFGGAYYFGERAWADARSRSVLEDRTAELERERELTAAQAVALDRVRIARELHDVVAHHVSAMGVQAGAARTVLDDDTAAAREALVTVETSAREALTELRQLLETLRTPDAETPAASTVRLDSIPELVAHANENGMPTTFAVVGAPTDLPELVQVNLYRIAQEALTNARRHGGPDAAADVRLRFDDDHVELEVANRGREHVAGRAGLGIVGMRERAAASGGTLEAGPRPRGGFLVRARVPARLGGVSTRTSPPRAARTAEAGR; this is translated from the coding sequence ATGAGCTCGGCCGCCCTCATCCGCACGACCACCCCCGCGCAGCGTCGCAACGATGTGTGGCTCGCGCTGGCGCTGCTGATCAGTGCCGTGATCAGTGCGTGGCTGGGGAAGGTGGCCGGCTTCTACGGCGAGAGCACGCCCGCGTTCGGCTGGGCGCTCGTCTACGTCGCGGCCCTCACCCTGCCGCTCGCCGTGCGTCGGCGCTTTCCCGAGCTGACCCTCGTCGTGGTCGCCCTCGCCTTTTTCGTCGGGGTGTCGGTGCGCATCCCCGAGGTCTATGTCGGCAATGTCGCGCTGTTCATCGCGATGTACACCGTCGGCGCGTGGGTCGGCCACCGGCGTCGCGCGACGATCGTGCGGCTCGCCGTGATCGTGGGCATGTTCGTCTGGCTGCTGGTCGTGATGTTCCAGAGCGCGATCGACCCGGACGGCGACGGACCGTCGCGTGCGGGGCTCTTCTCCCCCTTCGCGGCTTACATGATCATCCAGCTGCTCGTGAACGCCGCCTACTTCGGGGGCGCGTACTACTTCGGTGAGCGCGCGTGGGCCGACGCCCGCTCGCGCTCCGTGCTCGAGGACCGGACGGCGGAGCTGGAGCGAGAGCGGGAGCTGACGGCCGCGCAGGCCGTCGCCCTCGATCGGGTGCGCATCGCGCGCGAACTCCACGACGTCGTTGCCCACCACGTATCGGCCATGGGCGTGCAGGCGGGGGCGGCGCGCACCGTACTCGACGACGACACCGCCGCAGCCCGGGAGGCGTTGGTGACGGTGGAGACGTCGGCGCGCGAGGCGCTGACCGAGCTTCGTCAGCTGCTCGAGACCCTCCGCACACCCGACGCCGAGACGCCGGCTGCATCGACAGTGCGTCTGGATTCGATTCCCGAGCTCGTCGCCCACGCGAATGAGAACGGCATGCCCACGACCTTCGCCGTGGTCGGCGCTCCGACTGATCTGCCCGAGCTGGTGCAGGTGAACCTGTACCGCATCGCGCAGGAGGCGCTCACGAACGCGCGGCGTCACGGTGGGCCGGATGCCGCGGCCGACGTCCGTCTGCGCTTCGACGACGATCACGTCGAGCTGGAGGTCGCCAACCGCGGCCGTGAGCACGTCGCCGGGCGGGCGGGGCTCGGCATCGTCGGGATGCGCGAACGCGCAGCGGCATCGGGCGGAACACTCGAGGCAGGGCCGCGGCCGCGGGGCGGGTTCCTTGTGCGCGCCCGCGTGCCCGCGCGGCTCGGAGGAGTCTCGACCCGAACATCACCGCCCCGCGCGGCACGGACCGCGGAGGCAGGGCGATGA
- a CDS encoding ABC transporter permease, whose amino-acid sequence MNVSAPSFAQSTWLVAEREVGSKLRSKAYLISTGILFVLALVGVLWGGFSAQSDSRTPVAVTADTAASVADNPLVKTTEVADADAARALVQDGTVDAALISGGAAPFEYTVVAKETPPSSLLQALSLTPQVELLDPSGVNPGLRYLVALGFGLIFFMAALTFGSTIAQSVVEEKQTRVVELLISAVPVRALLAGKVIGNTILAMGQIIGLAAIAIIGFTATGQSSLLAGLGAPIAWFAVFFLFGFILLAALFAAAAAMVSRMEDIGSTTTPLTMLVMAPYFLVIFFNDNPLVMTIMSYVPFSAPVGMPVRIFLGDAQWWEPLLSLGIMLVTCTAAIWVGAKIYQNSLLRMGARVKLSEALAG is encoded by the coding sequence GTGAACGTCAGCGCTCCATCCTTTGCCCAGAGCACGTGGCTCGTCGCCGAGCGCGAGGTGGGATCCAAGCTCCGCAGCAAGGCGTATCTCATCTCCACCGGCATCCTCTTCGTGCTCGCGCTCGTCGGTGTGCTGTGGGGAGGCTTCTCGGCGCAGTCCGACAGCCGGACCCCGGTCGCCGTCACCGCCGACACCGCCGCATCGGTCGCCGACAACCCGCTCGTGAAGACCACCGAGGTCGCCGATGCCGACGCCGCACGCGCGCTCGTGCAGGACGGCACCGTCGACGCCGCGCTCATCTCCGGCGGCGCCGCGCCGTTCGAGTACACCGTCGTCGCGAAGGAGACGCCCCCGTCGTCCCTGCTGCAAGCGCTGAGCCTCACCCCCCAGGTGGAGCTGCTCGACCCGTCGGGCGTGAACCCGGGACTGCGGTACCTGGTCGCGCTCGGATTCGGGCTCATCTTCTTCATGGCGGCGCTGACCTTCGGCTCGACGATCGCGCAGTCGGTCGTGGAGGAGAAGCAGACGCGCGTCGTCGAACTGCTCATCTCGGCCGTACCCGTGCGGGCGCTGCTCGCCGGCAAGGTCATCGGCAACACGATCCTCGCGATGGGCCAGATCATCGGCCTCGCGGCGATCGCGATCATCGGCTTCACGGCGACCGGCCAAAGCAGTCTGCTCGCCGGGCTCGGCGCCCCCATCGCCTGGTTCGCCGTCTTCTTCCTCTTCGGATTCATCCTGCTCGCCGCACTGTTCGCCGCGGCTGCGGCGATGGTGTCGCGGATGGAGGACATCGGCTCGACGACGACACCGCTGACCATGCTGGTGATGGCGCCGTACTTCCTCGTCATCTTCTTCAACGACAATCCGCTGGTGATGACGATCATGTCCTACGTGCCGTTCTCGGCCCCCGTCGGCATGCCCGTGCGCATCTTCCTCGGGGACGCGCAGTGGTGGGAGCCGCTGCTGTCGCTCGGGATCATGCTGGTCACGTGCACGGCGGCCATCTGGGTGGGCGCGAAGATCTATCAGAACTCGCTGCTGCGCATGGGAGCGCGCGTCAAGCTCTCCGAGGCGCTCGCCGGATGA
- a CDS encoding ABC transporter ATP-binding protein yields MLELNGITKSYGVKRVLDDVSFRVPSGRLTGFVGGNGAGKTTTMRIVLGVLGRDSGEVTLDGAPVTAADRRLFGYMPEERGLYPKMRVLEHIVYLARLHGFDKVEATGRAEALLVELGLGERLRDNVETLSLGNQQRAQIAAALVHDPQVLILDEPFSGLDPLAVDVVAGVLQARAAQGAAVLFSSHQLDVVERLCDDLVIIADGTIRAAGTRDALRAAHAQHRYELISGGDLGWLRDEPGVDVLSFDGGYALFDVDGDAAAQRVLQRAVSAGDVASFSPQQPSLAQIFKEVIQ; encoded by the coding sequence ATGCTCGAACTGAACGGCATCACCAAGAGCTACGGCGTGAAGCGGGTGCTCGACGACGTGAGCTTCCGGGTTCCGTCCGGGCGCCTGACCGGATTCGTGGGCGGCAACGGCGCAGGCAAGACGACGACCATGCGCATCGTGCTCGGCGTGCTCGGCCGTGACAGCGGCGAGGTCACCCTCGACGGCGCCCCCGTCACCGCGGCCGACCGACGCCTCTTCGGCTACATGCCGGAGGAGCGCGGGCTGTACCCGAAGATGCGGGTGCTGGAGCACATCGTCTACCTCGCCCGTCTGCACGGGTTCGACAAGGTCGAGGCCACCGGCCGCGCCGAGGCGCTGCTCGTCGAACTCGGTCTCGGCGAGCGCCTGCGCGACAACGTCGAGACCCTCTCGCTGGGCAATCAGCAGCGCGCGCAGATCGCCGCCGCTCTCGTGCACGACCCGCAGGTGCTCATCCTCGACGAGCCGTTCTCGGGCCTCGATCCGCTCGCCGTCGACGTCGTCGCGGGCGTGCTGCAGGCCCGGGCGGCCCAGGGTGCGGCCGTCCTGTTCTCGTCGCACCAGCTCGACGTCGTCGAACGGCTCTGTGACGACCTGGTCATCATCGCGGACGGCACGATCCGCGCCGCCGGTACCCGCGACGCTCTCCGGGCCGCGCACGCTCAGCACCGCTACGAGCTGATCTCCGGCGGCGATCTCGGCTGGCTCCGTGACGAGCCCGGCGTGGACGTTCTCTCGTTCGACGGTGGCTACGCACTGTTCGACGTCGATGGGGATGCCGCCGCGCAGCGGGTGCTGCAGCGCGCGGTCTCCGCGGGCGATGTCGCCAGTTTCTCGCCTCAGCAGCCCTCTCTCGCCCAGATCTTCAAGGAGGTCATCCAGTGA
- a CDS encoding GlxA family transcriptional regulator, with translation MKTIACVVQPGFAPFEFGLACEAFGLDRSDDGIPNFDFRVVAPDPGAVPSNLRFSINVDDDLSFADEADLVVITPIPRDQWAHVDERVSAVVRRAVERGAWVLTVCSGSFVVAAAGVLDGRRATTHWRYADTMAEMYPRIDVDPNVLYVQDGRIITSAGTAAGLDACLHLLRLELGAEMTNTIARRMVVPPQRDGGQAQFIAKPLPESTSLSLTPVTEWMLENLTLDLSVDQLAARAHMSPRTFARRFKADYGTTPAAWLGRQRIIHAQRLLEQTDLGLDAIASACGFGSAAVLRQNFARTLGLTPTAYRARFTCTTPPAQLEAMAS, from the coding sequence ATGAAGACCATCGCCTGCGTCGTCCAGCCCGGTTTCGCTCCCTTCGAGTTCGGTCTGGCCTGCGAGGCGTTCGGGCTCGATCGGTCGGACGACGGCATCCCCAACTTCGACTTCCGCGTCGTCGCGCCCGACCCGGGCGCGGTGCCGAGCAACCTGCGCTTCTCGATCAACGTCGACGACGATCTGTCGTTCGCCGACGAGGCCGATCTCGTCGTCATCACCCCGATCCCGCGCGACCAGTGGGCACACGTGGACGAACGCGTGTCCGCCGTGGTGCGCCGCGCCGTCGAGCGCGGCGCCTGGGTGCTCACGGTCTGCAGCGGCTCGTTCGTGGTGGCGGCTGCCGGGGTGCTGGATGGACGGCGTGCGACGACCCATTGGCGCTACGCCGACACGATGGCCGAGATGTACCCGCGCATCGACGTCGACCCCAACGTTCTGTACGTCCAGGACGGGCGCATCATCACCAGCGCCGGCACGGCAGCAGGGCTGGACGCATGCCTTCACCTGCTGCGCCTCGAGCTCGGCGCCGAGATGACCAACACGATCGCGCGCCGCATGGTCGTCCCTCCCCAGCGCGACGGCGGCCAGGCGCAGTTCATCGCGAAGCCGCTGCCCGAATCCACCTCGCTCTCGCTCACACCGGTCACCGAGTGGATGCTGGAGAACCTCACCCTCGATCTGTCGGTTGACCAGCTCGCCGCCCGCGCGCACATGTCGCCGCGCACCTTCGCCCGCCGATTCAAAGCCGACTACGGCACGACGCCCGCGGCCTGGCTGGGACGCCAGCGCATCATCCACGCGCAGCGTCTGCTCGAGCAGACCGATCTGGGCCTGGATGCCATCGCGTCGGCGTGCGGGTTCGGCTCGGCGGCCGTCCTGCGGCAGAACTTCGCGCGCACCCTGGGGCTCACGCCCACCGCCTACCGCGCGCGCTTCACGTGCACGACGCCGCCCGCGCAGCTGGAGGCGATGGCCTCCTGA
- a CDS encoding nitroreductase family protein translates to MSTIAAHPADTDAPILDVLAERWSTRIFDPATPIDEQALASALEAARWAPSANNTQPWRFVVARRGSAAHAQIVDALMGFNQSWAADAAALVVFASAAALDGKPLPWAAYDTGQAAAHFTVQAHASGLHTHQMGGFDRDAIAAAFGFGDDLVAVTVMAVGALGDIDAAPEALRERELAPRVRRPIAESLIVND, encoded by the coding sequence ATGAGCACCATCGCCGCACACCCCGCCGACACCGACGCGCCGATTCTCGACGTCCTCGCCGAGCGCTGGAGCACCCGCATCTTCGACCCCGCGACGCCGATCGACGAGCAGGCCCTGGCCAGCGCGCTCGAGGCGGCCCGCTGGGCGCCGTCCGCCAACAACACGCAGCCGTGGCGCTTCGTGGTCGCCCGTCGCGGCTCGGCCGCGCACGCGCAGATCGTGGACGCCCTGATGGGCTTCAACCAGTCGTGGGCCGCAGACGCCGCCGCTCTCGTCGTGTTCGCATCGGCCGCCGCGCTCGACGGCAAGCCGCTGCCGTGGGCCGCGTACGACACCGGCCAGGCGGCTGCCCACTTCACGGTTCAGGCGCACGCCTCGGGCCTGCACACCCACCAGATGGGCGGCTTCGACCGTGACGCGATCGCCGCGGCGTTCGGCTTCGGCGACGATCTCGTGGCCGTGACCGTGATGGCCGTCGGCGCCCTCGGCGACATCGACGCCGCTCCCGAGGCGCTGCGCGAGCGCGAGCTGGCCCCGCGCGTGCGTCGCCCCATCGCGGAGTCGCTCATCGTCAACGACTGA
- a CDS encoding ATP-dependent Clp protease ATP-binding subunit, with translation MNAQPQPGQEEQQSALEQFGINLTDRARQGKLDPVIGRDSEIRRVSQVLTRRTKNNPVLIGEPGVGKTAVVEGLAQRIVAGDVAESLKDKELVSLDISALVAGAMYRGQFEERLKSVLKEITESEGRIITFIDELHVLMGAGGGEGSVAASNMLKPMLARGELRLIGATTLDEYREFIEKDAALERRFQQVYVGEPSVEDTIAILRGLKERYEAHHKVAIADGALVAAASLSNRYIPSRQLPDKAIDLIDEAASRLRMEIDSAPLEIDELRRHVDRLKLEELALKREKDAASKERLATLRETLKVEQARLDELQARWERERASLNAVGDLKTRLDQARVEAERAQREGNLEKASRLYYAEIPALERQVAQAENAEAAEGGERMVGDQVTDADIAAVIAAWTGIPVGRLLQGESEKLVHLEAELGKRLIGQKDAVKAVADAVRRSRAGISDPNRPTGSFLFLGPTGVGKTELAKALAEFLFDDERAMVRIDMSEYGEKHSVARLVGAPPGYIGYEQGGQLTEAVRRRPYSVVLLDEVEKAHPEVFDILLQVLDDGRLTDGQGRTVDFTNTILILTSNLGSPILIDPTLTLAQKRDQVMALVRTAFRPEFLNRLDDIVMFHALSQDDLAQIVELSVDALQRRLRDRRLTLAVTPDARAWLAERGYDPIFGARPLRRLIQSEIQDRLAMALLSGGVRDGDLVRVDVAADGSSLVLTSAGAAPDESGDAAASDDDDVIEAELLDD, from the coding sequence ATGAACGCACAACCCCAGCCCGGTCAGGAGGAGCAGCAGAGCGCCCTCGAGCAGTTCGGCATCAACCTGACCGACCGTGCGCGCCAGGGCAAGCTCGACCCCGTGATCGGCCGCGACAGTGAGATCCGGCGCGTCAGCCAGGTGCTCACCCGCCGCACGAAGAACAACCCCGTCCTCATCGGCGAGCCCGGCGTCGGCAAGACCGCCGTGGTCGAGGGCCTCGCCCAGCGCATCGTCGCCGGCGACGTGGCCGAGTCGCTCAAGGACAAGGAGCTCGTCTCGCTCGACATCTCCGCGCTCGTGGCCGGTGCCATGTACCGCGGACAGTTCGAGGAGCGCCTCAAGAGCGTGCTCAAAGAGATCACCGAGTCCGAGGGTCGCATCATCACCTTCATCGACGAGCTGCACGTGCTCATGGGTGCCGGAGGTGGCGAGGGATCGGTCGCCGCCTCCAACATGCTCAAGCCGATGCTCGCGCGCGGCGAGCTCCGCCTCATCGGCGCGACGACGCTCGACGAGTATCGCGAGTTCATCGAGAAGGATGCCGCCCTCGAGCGCCGCTTCCAGCAGGTGTACGTCGGCGAGCCCAGCGTCGAGGACACCATCGCGATCCTGCGCGGCCTCAAGGAGCGCTACGAGGCGCACCACAAGGTCGCCATCGCCGACGGCGCGCTCGTGGCCGCGGCATCCCTGTCGAACCGTTACATCCCCTCGCGTCAGTTGCCGGACAAGGCCATCGACCTGATCGACGAGGCCGCGTCGCGCCTGCGCATGGAGATCGACTCCGCACCTCTCGAGATCGACGAGCTGCGCCGCCACGTCGACCGCCTCAAGCTCGAAGAGCTGGCCCTCAAGCGCGAGAAGGATGCCGCGTCGAAGGAGCGGCTGGCGACGCTTCGCGAGACCCTCAAGGTCGAGCAGGCGCGCCTCGACGAGCTGCAGGCGCGATGGGAGCGTGAGCGCGCTTCGCTGAACGCGGTCGGCGACCTCAAGACGCGCCTCGACCAGGCGCGCGTCGAGGCGGAGCGCGCCCAGCGCGAGGGCAATCTCGAGAAGGCTTCGCGGCTGTACTACGCCGAGATTCCGGCGCTGGAGCGACAGGTCGCGCAGGCCGAGAACGCGGAGGCCGCCGAGGGCGGCGAGCGGATGGTGGGCGACCAGGTGACGGATGCCGATATCGCCGCCGTCATCGCCGCGTGGACCGGCATCCCCGTCGGACGCCTGTTGCAGGGCGAGAGCGAGAAGCTCGTGCACCTCGAGGCCGAGCTCGGCAAACGGCTGATCGGCCAGAAGGACGCCGTGAAGGCGGTGGCCGATGCGGTGCGCCGCTCGCGCGCCGGCATCAGCGACCCGAACCGGCCGACGGGCTCGTTCCTCTTCCTCGGACCCACCGGTGTCGGCAAGACCGAACTGGCCAAGGCGCTCGCCGAGTTCCTCTTCGACGACGAGCGTGCGATGGTGCGCATCGACATGAGCGAGTACGGCGAGAAGCACTCGGTCGCCCGGCTGGTCGGTGCCCCTCCGGGGTACATCGGCTACGAGCAGGGCGGTCAGCTCACCGAAGCCGTGCGGCGGCGGCCGTACTCGGTGGTGCTTCTCGACGAGGTCGAGAAGGCGCACCCCGAGGTGTTCGACATCCTCCTGCAGGTGCTCGACGACGGCCGACTCACCGACGGTCAGGGGCGCACGGTCGACTTCACCAACACGATCCTGATCCTGACGTCGAACCTCGGCTCGCCGATCCTCATCGACCCGACGCTGACGCTCGCACAGAAGCGCGATCAGGTGATGGCGCTCGTGCGCACGGCGTTCCGCCCCGAGTTCCTCAACCGGCTCGATGACATCGTGATGTTCCATGCGCTCAGCCAGGACGACCTGGCACAGATCGTTGAGCTGTCGGTCGACGCCCTCCAGCGACGGCTGCGCGATCGTCGGCTCACGCTGGCGGTCACCCCCGACGCGCGAGCGTGGCTCGCCGAGCGCGGGTACGACCCGATCTTCGGGGCCCGGCCGCTGCGTCGCCTCATCCAGTCCGAGATCCAGGACCGGCTCGCGATGGCGCTGCTCTCGGGCGGTGTGCGCGACGGCGACCTCGTGCGCGTCGACGTCGCCGCCGACGGCTCGAGTCTCGTGCTCACCAGCGCAGGAGCGGCACCCGACGAGAGCGGGGATGCCGCGGCATCCGACGATGACGACGTGATCGAGGCCGAACTGCTCGACGACTGA